The Hymenobacter sp. GOD-10R genome includes a window with the following:
- a CDS encoding LysR substrate-binding domain-containing protein, with protein sequence MNLQQLEYIVALDTHRQFVLAAEKCFVTQPTLSMQVQKLEEELGVLLFDRKKKGVEPTVVGAKVVQQARQVLRETQQLRELIQVEKGELVGDLRLGIIPTLAPYLVPLFLLDLVERHPQLRVRVEELQSDAITQRLKDNQLDVGLLVTPLEDRALREVPVLEEPFLAYVAEGHPLYSQPTVQPTDLAAHEMWLLQQGHCFRHQVLNICTPAANALPRTFSYESGSIETLKELVRHNHGYTLVPELSVLQELGNPMLKRFTAPEPVREVSLVVHHSFVRTPLLTTLREIILSKVPERLRASQAGQKIRWR encoded by the coding sequence ATGAATTTGCAGCAGCTTGAATACATTGTAGCCCTCGACACGCACCGGCAGTTTGTGTTGGCTGCCGAGAAGTGCTTTGTCACCCAGCCAACCCTGAGTATGCAAGTGCAAAAGCTGGAGGAGGAGCTAGGGGTGTTGCTCTTCGACCGAAAGAAGAAAGGGGTGGAGCCCACGGTGGTAGGCGCCAAAGTGGTGCAGCAAGCCCGGCAAGTACTGCGCGAAACCCAGCAATTGCGCGAACTGATCCAAGTAGAAAAAGGCGAGTTGGTCGGCGACTTACGCCTAGGCATCATCCCGACCCTGGCGCCTTATCTGGTACCACTGTTTTTGCTAGACTTAGTAGAGCGCCACCCGCAGCTGCGGGTGCGGGTAGAGGAGTTGCAGAGCGATGCGATTACGCAGCGGCTTAAAGACAACCAGCTCGACGTAGGACTTCTGGTAACGCCGTTGGAAGATAGAGCTTTGCGCGAGGTACCCGTGCTGGAAGAGCCCTTTCTGGCGTACGTTGCCGAAGGCCACCCGCTCTACAGCCAGCCTACCGTGCAGCCGACCGACCTAGCCGCACACGAAATGTGGCTTCTGCAACAAGGCCACTGCTTCCGTCATCAGGTTCTGAACATCTGTACGCCAGCGGCTAATGCGCTGCCGCGCACCTTCAGCTACGAAAGTGGCTCGATCGAGACCCTGAAAGAGCTGGTGCGTCACAACCACGGCTACACGCTGGTGCCTGAGCTATCGGTGTTGCAGGAGCTAGGTAACCCCATGCTCAAGCGCTTCACGGCGCCCGAACCCGTGCGCGAAGTGAGCCTGGTGGTGCACCACAGCTTCGTGCGCACGCCGCTCCTCACTACGTTGCGCGAAATTATTCTCAGCAAAGTGCCGGAGCGGTTGCGCGCCAGCCAAGCCGGGCAGAAGATCCGGTGGCGGTAA
- a CDS encoding alpha/beta hydrolase has protein sequence MPSTDSSFPNPVFVCLHYWAGAGHEWEQVADVLAPEFECLTPNLGGFGGAPAPKGGHSVAAYTDSVAALIKEKQLTNFILVGHSMGGKIALDLAARQPTGLRGLVLLSPSPPTPEPMTDEDRTNSLRAYGNTAAALGNFTHITAKPVSTEIKAQIIEDNLHSTREAWDAWLLRGSREDITNRLGDIKVPCTILVGDADAVMSPSVHGLETLPYLPEGTHLEIISGAGHLLPYEAPQEVAALLRKFAVSLRH, from the coding sequence ATGCCCAGCACCGACAGTTCCTTTCCTAATCCGGTTTTCGTTTGCTTACACTATTGGGCCGGGGCCGGCCATGAGTGGGAACAGGTCGCGGATGTACTAGCCCCCGAGTTTGAATGCCTCACCCCCAACCTAGGTGGCTTTGGCGGAGCGCCAGCCCCGAAAGGCGGCCACAGCGTAGCGGCTTACACCGATTCAGTTGCGGCCCTGATCAAGGAGAAGCAGCTCACCAATTTCATCCTGGTTGGCCACAGCATGGGCGGCAAAATTGCGCTAGACCTAGCAGCCCGCCAACCCACTGGCTTGCGCGGCTTGGTGCTGCTTTCGCCCTCGCCGCCCACGCCCGAGCCCATGACGGACGAAGACCGCACCAACTCGCTGCGCGCCTACGGCAATACGGCGGCCGCGCTGGGTAATTTTACCCATATTACGGCCAAGCCGGTCAGCACCGAAATAAAGGCGCAGATCATAGAAGACAACCTGCATAGCACACGCGAGGCTTGGGACGCGTGGCTGCTGCGCGGTAGCCGGGAGGATATCACCAACCGGCTAGGCGACATCAAGGTGCCCTGCACTATTCTCGTTGGGGATGCGGATGCTGTGATGTCGCCTTCGGTGCACGGCCTCGAAACGCTACCGTATCTGCCCGAGGGTACGCATCTGGAAATTATTAGCGGGGCGGGGCACCTATTGCCCTACGAAGCACCCCAGGAAGTGGCGGCGCTGCTGCGAAAGTTCGCGGTTAGTTTGCGCCACTGA
- a CDS encoding catalase, which yields MEESTQPKKLTTASGRPIFDNQNSISAGPRGPLLLQDYFLQEKLAHFNRERIPERVVHAKGSGAYGTFTVTHDITKYTRAKLFSQVGNQVRTFLRFSTVGGEKGSADTERDPRGFALRFYTEDGNWDIVGNNTPVFFVKDAVKFPDFIHTQKREARSNRKSPTMMWDFWSLNPESLHQVTILMSDRGTPYGYRHMHGYGSHTFSLINAQNERTWVKFHFRTEQGVKNFSDEEARLMKAEDADFAQHDLVDAIDNGNFPRWKMFIQVMTEAQARTFRWNPFDITKVWPQGEFPLIEAGVLELNEVPVNYHAHVEQAAFAPAHVVDGISYSPDKMLQGRILSYPDAQRYRLGANYEHLPVNACPFGFSNYQRDGQMALGDNGGPGPNYFPNSFDGPVEDKTQGEPPLPLDSNIADRYDRNAPGEDDHYTQPGNLFRLLSPEAQSNLITNIVGSMSGIEGPKKDLIIQRQLCHWFRADIRLGMAIAKGLGVDAEMPTQHAAAAMTA from the coding sequence ATGGAAGAATCAACTCAACCGAAGAAGCTGACTACCGCTTCAGGTCGCCCCATTTTCGACAACCAAAACTCGATTTCGGCCGGGCCACGCGGGCCGCTGTTGTTGCAAGACTACTTCCTGCAGGAAAAGCTAGCGCACTTCAACCGCGAGCGGATTCCGGAGCGCGTAGTACACGCCAAGGGCTCAGGCGCTTACGGCACCTTCACCGTTACTCACGACATCACCAAGTATACCCGCGCTAAGCTGTTCAGCCAAGTGGGCAACCAAGTACGCACCTTCCTGCGCTTCAGCACGGTAGGCGGCGAGAAAGGTTCGGCTGATACCGAGCGCGACCCTCGTGGCTTTGCCCTACGCTTCTACACCGAAGATGGCAACTGGGACATTGTGGGCAACAACACGCCGGTGTTCTTTGTGAAAGACGCCGTGAAGTTCCCCGACTTCATCCACACCCAGAAGCGCGAGGCTCGCTCCAACCGCAAGTCGCCCACGATGATGTGGGACTTCTGGAGCCTGAATCCCGAGAGCCTGCACCAGGTTACCATCCTGATGTCAGACCGCGGCACGCCTTATGGCTACCGCCACATGCACGGTTATGGTTCGCACACCTTCTCGCTGATCAACGCGCAGAATGAGCGCACCTGGGTGAAATTCCACTTCCGCACCGAGCAGGGCGTGAAGAACTTCTCCGACGAAGAAGCGCGCCTGATGAAGGCCGAAGACGCTGACTTCGCTCAGCATGACCTCGTGGACGCCATCGACAACGGCAATTTCCCCCGCTGGAAGATGTTCATTCAGGTGATGACCGAAGCCCAAGCGCGCACCTTCCGCTGGAACCCCTTCGATATCACGAAAGTGTGGCCCCAGGGCGAATTCCCGCTGATTGAGGCCGGCGTACTGGAGCTGAACGAGGTGCCGGTGAACTACCATGCCCACGTCGAGCAAGCAGCTTTCGCCCCCGCTCACGTAGTGGACGGTATCAGCTACTCGCCCGATAAGATGCTGCAAGGTCGCATCCTGAGCTACCCCGACGCGCAGCGTTACCGCCTAGGTGCCAACTACGAGCACCTGCCCGTAAACGCTTGCCCCTTCGGCTTCAGCAACTACCAGCGTGACGGCCAAATGGCGCTCGGCGACAACGGTGGCCCCGGCCCGAACTACTTCCCCAACAGCTTCGACGGCCCAGTGGAAGACAAGACCCAAGGCGAGCCCCCACTGCCCCTTGACTCTAACATTGCCGACCGCTACGACCGCAACGCCCCCGGCGAAGACGACCACTACACGCAGCCCGGCAACTTGTTCCGTTTGCTGTCGCCGGAGGCACAATCCAATCTCATTACCAACATCGTAGGATCAATGAGTGGCATCGAAGGCCCCAAGAAAGATCTTATCATTCAGCGTCAGCTGTGCCACTGGTTCCGCGCCGATATCCGCCTGGGTATGGCCATTGCCAAGGGCTTAGGTGTTGATGCTGAGATGCCAACGCAGCACGCCGCTGCAGCCATGACGGCTTAA